A DNA window from Bdellovibrio sp. BCCA contains the following coding sequences:
- a CDS encoding methyl-accepting chemotaxis protein, translating into MNVFAKVRLFNFFSVGLVLALYVCIGTAFYYEKELNKAHESKFVSMKLAQELRDGSANLTRTARTFVVTGDSQYEKEYFDIIAVRNGEKVRPDGRKIALKELMKEAGFTAEEFALLEEAEKRSNALVATETVAMNAAKGLFQDDTGKFTVKKDPDLNMARKLMHDEAYHKFIATIGEPINEFEKSLEARTRGAVEAAMVYAQWALGSVAVMIIGLSLTMLMASNALKQGIRLQTEALAAAYSQIRNLVANLTGSSSALSAASTESAASLEETVASLEELSSMIKLNADNAKLASELSQVSKGSAEEGSREIASLMTSMQDIVKSSKKIEDIITVIDDIAFQTNLLALNAAVEAARAGEQGKGFAVVADAVRALAQRSATSAKEISDLISESVTQIEQGQKVADSSYEVLKKIVDSVNKVAGLNNEIATASVEQSTGVSQITQAMNQLDQATQTNAASSETISEAASSLNDSTEGLTTTIGNLENLTGIKKAA; encoded by the coding sequence ATGAATGTGTTCGCAAAAGTTCGTCTTTTTAATTTTTTCTCTGTCGGTTTGGTTCTGGCTTTGTACGTGTGTATCGGAACGGCTTTTTACTACGAAAAAGAGCTGAACAAAGCCCATGAATCCAAGTTCGTTTCGATGAAACTTGCGCAAGAGCTCAGAGATGGCTCTGCCAATTTGACTCGCACGGCGCGAACTTTCGTTGTGACGGGTGATTCTCAATACGAAAAAGAATATTTCGATATTATTGCTGTCAGAAACGGAGAGAAAGTTCGTCCTGACGGTCGCAAAATCGCGTTGAAAGAATTAATGAAGGAAGCTGGCTTTACAGCAGAAGAGTTTGCTCTTTTGGAAGAAGCTGAAAAAAGATCCAACGCTCTTGTGGCAACAGAAACCGTGGCGATGAATGCGGCGAAAGGTCTTTTCCAGGATGACACTGGGAAATTCACAGTGAAAAAAGATCCAGATTTGAATATGGCAAGAAAGCTGATGCATGATGAAGCCTATCACAAATTCATCGCAACGATCGGTGAGCCTATCAATGAATTCGAAAAATCTTTAGAGGCTCGTACTCGTGGTGCGGTTGAAGCCGCGATGGTTTACGCTCAGTGGGCATTAGGCAGTGTCGCTGTGATGATCATCGGTCTTTCGCTGACAATGTTAATGGCATCAAATGCATTGAAACAAGGGATCCGTTTGCAAACAGAAGCTTTGGCGGCAGCGTACTCACAAATCCGCAATCTTGTGGCAAATTTGACGGGTTCAAGCTCAGCCCTTTCTGCAGCATCAACGGAATCTGCGGCTTCTCTGGAAGAAACAGTGGCGTCTCTTGAAGAGCTTTCAAGCATGATCAAACTCAATGCCGATAACGCTAAACTGGCTTCTGAACTTTCACAAGTTTCCAAAGGTTCTGCGGAGGAAGGTTCTCGTGAGATCGCAAGTCTTATGACTTCTATGCAAGACATCGTAAAATCTTCTAAGAAAATTGAAGATATCATCACCGTGATTGATGATATAGCATTCCAAACAAATCTTTTGGCTCTTAACGCAGCGGTGGAAGCGGCTCGCGCGGGTGAACAAGGTAAAGGTTTTGCGGTGGTTGCTGACGCCGTTCGTGCCTTGGCGCAAAGAAGTGCCACTTCAGCAAAAGAAATTTCTGATTTGATTTCTGAAAGTGTCACGCAAATCGAACAGGGACAAAAAGTAGCTGATTCTAGTTATGAAGTTCTTAAAAAGATCGTAGATTCAGTCAATAAAGTGGCAGGCCTTAATAATGAAATCGCAACAGCCAGTGTGGAACAAAGCACAGGTGTATCACAAATCACTCAGGCGATGAATCAATTGGATCAGGCAACCCAAACGAACGCCGCTTCTTCAGAGACAATCTCTGAAGCCGCTTCAAGCTTGAATGACTCTACAGAAGGTTTGACAACGACGATTGGAAACCTTGAGAATTTGACGGGTATTAAAAAAGCCGCTTAA
- the gspC gene encoding type II secretion system protein GspC yields MISRNPKNQRPPFERWYAYILFVFVGYCIADLAILAYRDRMLPQSAPPSHPKSAQIDSSVSRGAYNSITSRNMFASNGQIPDALVDKTKGAEAQKEDEPVPSQLPLNLIGTLVHSNPEKSIAAIEVRGKNQVVSYSPGKEIEGMASILKVERQKVIFRNLNSNRLEYIEMKKEGNKVAFGGARPMGGGTGREVMKTGENNFTIKRADLLKYTNDLSSILMQARAVPNREPGTGNINGFRLLDMQPGSIYEQLGLQRMDVIKSVDGTPVDSPAKAMELYNTLKNSPKVTLQVERNGKNETMTYNIQ; encoded by the coding sequence GTGATTTCACGTAACCCGAAGAATCAACGCCCTCCATTTGAAAGATGGTACGCCTACATTCTCTTTGTGTTTGTTGGTTACTGCATTGCTGACTTAGCCATCTTGGCTTACAGAGATCGCATGCTTCCCCAGTCTGCTCCCCCATCGCACCCAAAATCTGCACAGATTGATTCCAGTGTTAGTCGTGGTGCTTACAACAGCATCACAAGTCGCAATATGTTTGCTTCCAACGGACAAATTCCTGATGCCTTGGTGGACAAAACCAAAGGTGCTGAAGCACAAAAAGAAGACGAACCTGTGCCTTCACAATTGCCACTCAATTTGATCGGAACTTTGGTGCACTCCAATCCTGAAAAATCCATTGCCGCTATTGAAGTTCGTGGCAAAAACCAAGTTGTTTCTTACAGTCCCGGAAAAGAAATTGAAGGCATGGCTTCCATCCTAAAAGTAGAACGCCAAAAAGTGATTTTCCGCAATCTGAACTCCAACCGTCTTGAGTACATTGAAATGAAAAAAGAAGGTAATAAAGTGGCGTTCGGCGGAGCTCGCCCGATGGGTGGCGGTACGGGTCGCGAAGTGATGAAAACAGGCGAAAACAATTTCACCATCAAGCGTGCGGATCTTTTGAAATACACGAATGATCTTTCCAGTATTTTGATGCAAGCCCGCGCCGTTCCTAACCGCGAACCTGGAACTGGAAATATCAATGGCTTCCGCCTTCTTGATATGCAACCAGGAAGTATTTATGAACAACTCGGTTTGCAACGCATGGACGTGATTAAATCTGTCGATGGAACTCCGGTCGATAGCCCCGCGAAAGCGATGGAGCTGTACAACACTCTCAAAAATTCACCAAAGGTGACTTTGCAGGTTGAGAGAAACGGCAAAAACGAAACTATGACTTATAATATTCAATAA
- the gspD gene encoding type II secretion system secretin GspD — translation MKKTVSIGIASLMTAQLVGPAANAQFEDFPPPPPPPDFGDSGGGLPNPSDSFSSGPSATPGSNSGSNHKGPAGGNEVMNKSAKEKFAKAPIEDINSKNFPETIESFDFPNVEITDIIKAISELTGKNFIIDPGVRGKITIIAPSKITVAEAYKAFLSALAINGFTVVPSGSFLKVKSARNAQRDNIETFSGAYYPNSDQMITRIIHLKHISAAQVNRDLRILPSKDGEMNIYEPTNSIIISDYGSNIDRVMKIISQLDVPGFEEQLEVIPIKYAKAKDLADLVDKIVNKGNKTQGGAPGTFTAGVPRFSRSAGATSQQGASFFMAIPDDRTNSIIVVGNKSGIVRVKKLISQLDFKIRAEESGGVYVYHVKNGDAEKLAQTLQGVTKDASPKPQTGGSILSPIGVGGQMQAPQEIFGGDVKIVGDKTTNSLIITASKQDYEVVLNLLNKIDTPRDQVFVEAIIMEMSANDGTSWGIGYYKYGDSGYGKVGFNGIDNLNTLLSPTGGNGAVIGFGEGKVVEVTDPVSKTSLKIPNLLGFINFLKTAKKANILSTPQIMTLDNQEGEIEVGDKVVVGKNATTAGTSGATVETPIFEDATIKLNLKPFISPTTNAIRMEIKQQVSQLSTASTPKAFQDSTQPLAKRSIKTVINVNNGDTAILGGLMREQDIESVTKVPLLGDIPILGWLFKSRTIVKDKTNMVVFLTPRIVRSSADSNQIVSKKLDERLDFIKSQGGVDPYGKKMDEIQRRAQGTASDVPAPAIEEE, via the coding sequence ATGAAAAAAACCGTCAGCATAGGAATTGCTTCATTGATGACAGCCCAATTGGTGGGCCCCGCAGCGAATGCACAGTTTGAGGACTTTCCACCTCCTCCTCCACCACCGGATTTTGGCGATTCTGGCGGCGGACTTCCAAATCCGAGCGATTCATTCTCTTCAGGTCCTTCAGCAACGCCTGGTTCTAACAGTGGTTCGAATCACAAAGGCCCTGCTGGTGGCAACGAAGTCATGAACAAAAGTGCGAAAGAGAAATTTGCTAAAGCTCCGATTGAAGATATCAATAGCAAAAACTTTCCTGAGACGATTGAGTCTTTCGACTTCCCGAACGTGGAAATCACGGACATCATCAAAGCGATCAGTGAGTTGACAGGAAAAAACTTTATCATTGATCCAGGTGTGCGCGGGAAGATCACAATCATCGCACCATCTAAAATCACTGTTGCGGAAGCCTATAAAGCTTTCCTTTCTGCCCTTGCGATCAACGGTTTCACCGTGGTTCCTTCAGGCAGCTTCTTAAAAGTGAAGTCGGCAAGAAATGCTCAACGTGATAACATTGAGACTTTCTCTGGCGCTTATTATCCAAACTCAGATCAAATGATCACTCGTATCATTCACTTGAAGCACATTTCAGCAGCGCAAGTGAACAGAGATCTTCGTATTCTTCCGTCTAAAGATGGTGAAATGAATATCTATGAACCAACGAACTCGATCATCATCTCTGACTACGGTTCCAACATTGACCGCGTGATGAAAATCATCAGCCAGTTGGACGTCCCGGGATTTGAAGAACAACTTGAAGTTATTCCTATTAAGTACGCAAAGGCCAAAGATCTTGCGGACCTCGTTGATAAAATTGTTAACAAAGGAAATAAAACTCAAGGCGGCGCGCCAGGAACATTCACAGCGGGCGTTCCTCGTTTCTCTCGTTCTGCGGGAGCGACATCGCAACAAGGGGCCAGCTTCTTTATGGCGATCCCCGATGACAGAACAAACTCCATCATCGTGGTTGGAAATAAATCAGGTATCGTTCGTGTTAAAAAATTGATCTCTCAACTTGATTTCAAAATCCGCGCGGAAGAATCTGGCGGCGTTTATGTTTATCACGTAAAAAACGGCGATGCAGAAAAATTGGCACAAACTCTTCAAGGTGTGACGAAAGATGCTTCTCCAAAACCGCAAACAGGCGGCAGCATTCTTTCCCCTATCGGTGTCGGCGGCCAAATGCAGGCTCCGCAAGAGATCTTCGGTGGCGATGTTAAGATTGTCGGCGATAAAACGACAAACAGCTTGATCATCACGGCCAGCAAACAAGATTACGAAGTGGTTTTGAATCTTTTAAATAAAATCGACACTCCTCGCGATCAGGTTTTTGTTGAAGCGATCATCATGGAGATGAGTGCCAACGATGGAACGTCTTGGGGTATCGGTTACTACAAATACGGTGACTCTGGTTACGGTAAAGTAGGCTTCAACGGTATCGATAACTTGAATACTTTGTTAAGTCCTACAGGCGGAAACGGTGCCGTGATTGGTTTTGGTGAAGGTAAAGTTGTCGAGGTCACAGATCCTGTGAGCAAAACAAGCTTGAAGATCCCAAATCTTTTGGGCTTCATCAACTTTTTAAAGACAGCGAAAAAAGCCAACATCCTCTCCACTCCTCAAATTATGACTTTGGACAATCAAGAGGGTGAAATCGAAGTGGGTGATAAAGTTGTCGTCGGTAAGAATGCAACGACCGCTGGAACCAGTGGGGCCACTGTCGAAACTCCCATATTTGAAGATGCGACGATCAAGTTGAACTTAAAACCGTTCATCAGCCCGACGACGAATGCAATTCGTATGGAAATCAAACAACAGGTTTCTCAGCTTTCAACAGCAAGTACTCCAAAAGCGTTCCAAGACTCCACTCAGCCTTTGGCAAAACGTTCGATCAAAACTGTGATCAACGTAAACAATGGCGACACGGCGATTCTGGGGGGCTTGATGAGAGAACAAGACATCGAATCCGTGACGAAAGTTCCTCTTCTTGGTGACATCCCTATTTTGGGTTGGTTGTTTAAATCCCGCACGATTGTGAAGGATAAAACAAACATGGTGGTCTTCTTGACTCCGAGAATTGTGAGAAGTTCTGCTGATTCGAACCAAATCGTATCGAAAAAACTAGACGAGCGTCTTGATTTCATCAAATCTCAAGGTGGCGTGGATCCTTATGGTAAAAAGATGGATGAAATTCAACGTCGCGCTCAGGGCACTGCGAGCGATGTTCCAGCCCCTGCTATTGAAGAGGAATAA